Below is a genomic region from Persicimonas caeni.
AACCTGCGCTCTCCGGAGCGTTGACCATCTTGAGGTCACGGTCCATCTGCTCTTCCAGGTCGTGGATCATCTCTTCGAGCAGGTCGATCCACCTGTCGGTATACTTGCGCTCACGCCCACGCATCTGCATGACGAACTTGACCTGATTGCCCTTCTCGAGGAACCGCTGGGCGCGATTCATCTTGGTCTTGAGGTCATGGTCGTCGGTCTTCGGGCGCATGCGCACCGTCTTGAGCGAGACGTTGTCTGTCTTTTTCTCTTTCTTGGACTGTTGGTACTTGTATTTCCCGTAGTCCATGATGCGACAGACCGGCGGTCTTGCTTTCGGCGCCACTTCGACCAGATCGAGGCCCAAGTCTTTGGCCTTCATCTGACCTTCTTTGGCCGACACCACGCCAAGCTGTTCGCCGTCCGGATCGATCAGCCGGATTTTGTCTGCGCGAATTTCGTGATTGGTGCGATGCGCGTCACTGTTGCGGCGCCGATTGTGTCTGCTTCCTCTTCTTCCGATAAGTGCTCCTTTCTTGCTAGGTGCTTTGAAACTTGGTGCAGCAAACGCTGCGCTATAACGCGCCTTGCGTTATGCATGCGCGTCGGTTCATGTAACATACAACCTAACGGGAGCATTTCGAAAAGCAAGGGTCCCTATGGACATCAACAGCAGCCAGAACATCGAGATCCACATTCCCGGCCTCGAGATCGCCGCCAAAACATGGGGTCCGGAGGACGGAAAACCGGTCCTGAGCGCCCACGGCTGGCTCGACAACGCCGCCACCTTCGATCGCCTCGCTCCGATGCTCGACGGGTTGCGCATCGTGGCGTTCGATTTTCCGGGACACGGCCGATCCGATCACCGCCCGCCGGGGGTGACGTACCATTTTATCGACTGGGTCCCGATCTTCTTCGACGTCGCCGACGCCCTCGGCTGGCAGACTTTCTCGCTGATGTGTCACTCGATGGGCGCCGCCGCGGCTAGCCTTGCGGCGGGCACTTACCCCGAGCGCATCGAGCGCATGGTGCTCATCGACGGGCTTGGCCCGTGGGCGAGCCCCGCCTCGGAGGCGCCCGGCCAGCTTCGAAAAGCCCTCGACGAGCGCAAGGTCCTCTCCGAGAAGAGCTCGCGGGTGTTCAACTCGCCCGAGGATGCGGTCAACACGGTCTCAGAGGTGCACGGTCTGTCACCCGCGAACGCCAAGTTGCTCGTCGATCGCGGCCTGGAGCAACTCGACGACGGCCAATGGCGCTTCACCTACGACCTTTTCCTGCGCGGCGCCTCCAATCTGCGACTCACCGAAGAGCAGGTGCTCGCCTTCTTCGGCGAAATTGAATGCCCGTCGCTGCTCATTCGCCCCAGGAGCGGCTGGCCGACCGACGCGGCGCACATGCAGCGTCGCATCGACGCGATCGCCACCCTCGAGGTGTTCGAGGTCGAGGGCGGCCATCACGTGCATCTGGAAAACCCGGAGCGGATCGTCGATGCGGTGGGCGAGTTTCTGAACCCTCACTGAGCTACTTTTGCGCAAAATCCCACTTGGGTCGCTTCCACGTCTTTCTGAACTCGTCGACCCCGGCGACCACCGCCGAGCCCGAAGACTCGCGCCCGTCGAGGAAGTAGACGAACTCGAGCGGGCGCTCGTTGGACTCGTACTGCGTGTCGAATTGGCGCACGATCTCGTTGACGGGCAGGGTGGTGCGGCCCATGACGTAGTCGAGTTCGAAGTCGACGCCTTCTTTCTTCTCGGCCGGCTGCCACGCCTTGTAGACCAGCTCGGTGCACACCAACTTTTGGTCGGTCAGAAAGTCGAAGTTGAAGTCGTACGGCTTGCCCCAGTGGCCAAACGCCTTGGCGATGGCCTGCGCCTTGGCGAGTTTGTCGGTCGTCGGGCGCATCGCGGCGGCGTAGTCGGCGCCGGCGGCCTCATAGATGGAGTTGAACACCACGCCCTCCGAGCGCGCCTCGATGATCCGGTGCGGTTTGCCGTCGGCGTCGCGCCGGGTGAACTCGGCCCATGCCTGCGGGTGTTCGGCCTTAAGATAGGCAACCAACCCGTCGTGGCCGGTCTTCTCTTTGAAGTGGGCGTCGACCGCCTCGTCGTCGAAGTAGGCTTCGAGCTCGTCGGGCGAGCCGACGTACAGCTCCGAGTGCGGCCAGAAGCCGGGCAGGCCGACGTTCGAGACGTACCAGTTGCTTCGCGTGACCACGATGTCGCCCGGGTCGAGCGCGTCGCGCATGACTCGCAGTTGGTCGTTCGAGATCAAGTACTGGTGCTTACGGCGCACGCGGGTGTCGCCCATCCACATGGCCACCTTCGTCTGCACCGGGAACCACGCCTTGAAGCTGGTGTCGCGGGCGATATCCCACGCGTTGTAGCTAAAATCGACCACGCCGCGGTCTTCGAGCTGCGCTTTGGACGCCTCGTAATGCGTCTCGATGAGTTCCATGGCGAACGCGCACGGCTCCTCGTTGTGACAATTCGACTCGCGCAGGTCGTCACGAATCGTCTTGTAGTAGCCGTAGCCGGCAAACAGGCGTGAGACCTCTTTGACGTGGATGATCTGGTATTTGAGGTCGCCGAACGAGCCCTCCGGGAGGTCGTGAGCCGGCGAAGCCTCGTCCAAGACCGTCTCGAGCGGCTTGTTGGGCACGGTCATCTCGACGTACTCGAGCCCGCGGCGGTACTGGACGAGCCAGGCGGCAAAGCCGGCGGTGAAGGCGCGGGCATGCGCCTTCTTGTCGGTCAGCGGGTTGATGCGAAGCGAGCCCTTCCAGAAGGTCTTGACCTGGTCGAGCGCGCGCATCCGGTCGAGCACCGAGCCGTGGACGTCGCGAAGCTTGTTCTTGTCAGCCGCGCTCACGTCCGATTGCCCCTCGGGGTTGGGCAAAAGCTCTTGGTGCTCGCCCAGGTAAGACAGAGTGTCCACGAGACCCTCGTCGTAACGGCGCACTAGCTGCATGTCTTGGGTGAATTCGGCGTGGCGCTCCAGGCGCGTGGCCGTCGCGGCGTTGTCCTCGGCTCGGTGGGGACCACACCCGACGAAGGTGGCCAGGCTGACGGCCAGGGCGATGCTCTGTTGGATGAGTGCGCGTGTCATCATTTATCTCCAGAAAACAATCGAAGCTTTGATGTTGATAAGACACTGCAGGGGGCGTGCCAATGTACCGGACGCCTGCGCAAGCCTCCTGTACGGCTACCTCGCGAGACTCGATAGGCACGACTGGAGAAAGAACACTCCGGGTGTGGAGAAGTGCTGCTCGATCATTTCGGGACGAGCGACTATCATCTGGGCGCCGGTGCCATCCCCCCGCGAAACGCCATGAACGCGCCTACAAAAGCCGACAAGATCGAGGTCGACAAGACCAAGGCCGACCGACTCGCCGAGTTTACGAAGGTCTGGGAGACCATCGGGCTCCAAGACCAGACCATCGACGTCAAGCTCACCCACACGATGCGCCCCAAGACGAAGCTCATGGAGGCCGACGCGCGCCGAAGTCTGCCCAGGCTTCCTCGGCTCGTCGGCCCGCGGGCGGGCGCCGAGGCGCCGGAGGCGATGCCCGAACTCGACTTCAAGCACACCATCGGCGAGGGGGGCATGGGGCTGGTGTCGCTGGCGAATCAGGTGCCCATGGGCCGCGACGTGGCCGTCAAAGGCCTGCGCGACGAGGCGCGCTCTCAAGAGATGCGCATGGCGCTCCTGCGCGAGGGATGGACCACCGGGCTCCTCGAGCACCCCAATATCATCCCGGTCTACACGCTGGGGCGCGACGCCGACGACGAGCCCCTCATCGTCATGAAGCGCATCGAGGGCGTCTCCTGGAGCGAGTTGCTGCGCGACCCGTCGAAGGCCCCGCGCGACTTCGACTCCGACGACCCCCTCGACTGGCATATCGATATCCTGGCGCAGGTGTGCAACGCGGTGCACTACGCGCACAGCAAGGGGATCATCCACCGCGATCTCAAACCCGAAAACGTCATGATCGGCGAGTTCGGCGAGGTCTACGTGCTCGACTGGGGCATCGCGGTGCGCCTCGACGAGGACCCCAGGGGGCGCTTGCCGTCGGTCGCCGAGGTGACTTCACCGGCGGGCACGCCCGCCTACATGGCCCCCGAGATGGTCACCGGCGACGGTCGCCAGCTCTCCAAGCGCACCGACGTCTACCTGCTCGGCGCGATCCTGCACGAGATCTTGACCGGTCATCCGCCCCACAGGGGCGACACGTTGCAGGCGATGCTCTTCGAGGCGTTTTGCTCGCAGCCCCACGACTACGACGTGTCGGTGCCCCAGCCGCTCGTCGACATCTGCCATCGCGCCATGGCCGCCGACCCCGCCGAGCGCTTCGAGTCGGCCGAGGCGTTTCGCCACGCGCTCGTCGACTTCACCCGCCACCGCGAGGCGCTCGCCCTGGCCGACGAGGCCGCCCAACGCCTGGCCATCCTGCGCGACATGCTGAGCGAGGACGCCCGGGGTGACTCCGCAGACGCGGCGCAGGTTCCCGGCGAAGCACAGATTTACAAGCTCTTCGGCGAGTGTCGCTTCGGCTTCGAGCAGGCGCTGCGCGTCGAGCGCGACAACCCCGCCGCCAAGCACGGCCTGCAAGCCGTCCTCGAGACGATGGCCGAGCGCGAGCTGTCTCGCGGCGCCTATCAGGCCGCCTCATTGCTCATCGCCGACTTCCCCGAGCCACGCCCCGACTTCGATCGCCGCCTCGAGGCGCTCGGCGAGGAGCTCGAGAATCGCGAGCAGGAGTTCGAGCACCTCCAAAAGATCAAGCGCGAGGTCGACCCCGAGGTCGGACGCACCTCCCGCAGCGTCTTCGCCGCCGTCTTGGGCGTGGTCTTCTGCGGCCTGGGCGTGCTCATCGACACGAGCTGGCGCTTCTGGGACATGCCCATCACCCACGAGCTGCTCGTCGCCCACGGCGTCTTCTTGGTGGTCATGCTCGTCGTCGCGCTGCGCTTCGGGCGACGCTGGCTCTTCCAGAACTCCGCCAACCGCCGCATGATGCTCGGCCTGTTGATGATGCTCATCGGCTCGGCCTGCTACCGCACGATCATCTGGATCGCCGACCTCCCCCTGATGCCCGCGATCGCCGGCGAAGTGATGTACTACGGGATGGGCGCGGCCATCCTGGGCTTTGCCCAAGACCGGCGCATCGCCTGGTCGGGCCTTCCGTACTTCCCCGCCGGTTTCCTCGGCGCCCTCTTCCCCAACTACGTCATGCTCATCTTCGCGGTGACCAACCTGGTCGCCCTGTGGGTGCTCGCCTGGGCGTTGTGGCCGCGTCGGTGTTGACGAGGCCTTCGGCGAGGGGAACCGCGAAGGCCGCCTTCATTCGGAGGCAGCGCTTCGAGCGCTGGTGGCAGGGGCGAGCGGCCCCGCCATTGGAGGCAGCGCTTCCAGCGCTGGTTGAAGGGGCGAGCGGCCTTGCCATTGGAGGCAGCGCTTCCAGCGCTGGTTGAAGGGGCGAGCGCCCCAAAGACCCCGGCGGGTTCACCCCGCCGGTGAATGAGCCTGAGCAGCTATCAAGGCGCCCAACTCCCCCGAAGACCCCGGCGGGTTCACCCCGCCGGTGAATGAGCCTGAGCAGCTAAGCCGCCGGCCCATCTCCATCGTGATGACACACCGGTGCGCCTGCCGACAATATTCGCCGGCATGGGCGCTGCGGATTTGCTTGTGATTGTGATCGGCTAACGGGCTAGGCCCGCCCCGTTTTGAAGCCACCTCGGATAGGTCATACGCTGAGCGCATGCCCACCCCGACGCCACGACCTACAAGCTACGACGACGCCGCTGCGGCACTCCACATGGCACAGGCCCATCTTCACGCCACATCCGAACTTCGACGCATCAACAAACCCGCACCGGGCAAATCCGGTAACTGCGCTCCGCCGCAAGGGCGAAGC
It encodes:
- a CDS encoding serine/threonine-protein kinase, coding for MNAPTKADKIEVDKTKADRLAEFTKVWETIGLQDQTIDVKLTHTMRPKTKLMEADARRSLPRLPRLVGPRAGAEAPEAMPELDFKHTIGEGGMGLVSLANQVPMGRDVAVKGLRDEARSQEMRMALLREGWTTGLLEHPNIIPVYTLGRDADDEPLIVMKRIEGVSWSELLRDPSKAPRDFDSDDPLDWHIDILAQVCNAVHYAHSKGIIHRDLKPENVMIGEFGEVYVLDWGIAVRLDEDPRGRLPSVAEVTSPAGTPAYMAPEMVTGDGRQLSKRTDVYLLGAILHEILTGHPPHRGDTLQAMLFEAFCSQPHDYDVSVPQPLVDICHRAMAADPAERFESAEAFRHALVDFTRHREALALADEAAQRLAILRDMLSEDARGDSADAAQVPGEAQIYKLFGECRFGFEQALRVERDNPAAKHGLQAVLETMAERELSRGAYQAASLLIADFPEPRPDFDRRLEALGEELENREQEFEHLQKIKREVDPEVGRTSRSVFAAVLGVVFCGLGVLIDTSWRFWDMPITHELLVAHGVFLVVMLVVALRFGRRWLFQNSANRRMMLGLLMMLIGSACYRTIIWIADLPLMPAIAGEVMYYGMGAAILGFAQDRRIAWSGLPYFPAGFLGALFPNYVMLIFAVTNLVALWVLAWALWPRRC
- a CDS encoding alpha/beta fold hydrolase, which codes for MDINSSQNIEIHIPGLEIAAKTWGPEDGKPVLSAHGWLDNAATFDRLAPMLDGLRIVAFDFPGHGRSDHRPPGVTYHFIDWVPIFFDVADALGWQTFSLMCHSMGAAAASLAAGTYPERIERMVLIDGLGPWASPASEAPGQLRKALDERKVLSEKSSRVFNSPEDAVNTVSEVHGLSPANAKLLVDRGLEQLDDGQWRFTYDLFLRGASNLRLTEEQVLAFFGEIECPSLLIRPRSGWPTDAAHMQRRIDAIATLEVFEVEGGHHVHLENPERIVDAVGEFLNPH
- the infC gene encoding translation initiation factor IF-3 encodes the protein MGRRGSRHNRRRNSDAHRTNHEIRADKIRLIDPDGEQLGVVSAKEGQMKAKDLGLDLVEVAPKARPPVCRIMDYGKYKYQQSKKEKKTDNVSLKTVRMRPKTDDHDLKTKMNRAQRFLEKGNQVKFVMQMRGRERKYTDRWIDLLEEMIHDLEEQMDRDLKMVNAPESAGWQINALVEPG
- a CDS encoding YiiX/YebB-like N1pC/P60 family cysteine hydrolase, producing the protein MTRALIQQSIALAVSLATFVGCGPHRAEDNAATATRLERHAEFTQDMQLVRRYDEGLVDTLSYLGEHQELLPNPEGQSDVSAADKNKLRDVHGSVLDRMRALDQVKTFWKGSLRINPLTDKKAHARAFTAGFAAWLVQYRRGLEYVEMTVPNKPLETVLDEASPAHDLPEGSFGDLKYQIIHVKEVSRLFAGYGYYKTIRDDLRESNCHNEEPCAFAMELIETHYEASKAQLEDRGVVDFSYNAWDIARDTSFKAWFPVQTKVAMWMGDTRVRRKHQYLISNDQLRVMRDALDPGDIVVTRSNWYVSNVGLPGFWPHSELYVGSPDELEAYFDDEAVDAHFKEKTGHDGLVAYLKAEHPQAWAEFTRRDADGKPHRIIEARSEGVVFNSIYEAAGADYAAAMRPTTDKLAKAQAIAKAFGHWGKPYDFNFDFLTDQKLVCTELVYKAWQPAEKKEGVDFELDYVMGRTTLPVNEIVRQFDTQYESNERPLEFVYFLDGRESSGSAVVAGVDEFRKTWKRPKWDFAQK